One window of Pieris napi chromosome 1, ilPieNapi1.2, whole genome shotgun sequence genomic DNA carries:
- the LOC125049933 gene encoding 4-coumarate--CoA ligase 1 gives MVITVHKNIVSGPEEELIPAHLSYGQFLYDKFKSGGNKTALVCGETDRSVTYRDILQKSVNLAVALQGLGLKKGDVVSLSCENRFEFTSTSLAVIFCGGVLSTLNVTYSPGEISHILEITKPKFIFTSPITAQNIYDCSKDLKYVQKLILFGEYDVVPALFYDELIKDHVNIEDFNLVDVNGAEDTVAIMCSSGTTGLPKGVMLTHVNFLTLSSHMRYYLNASQERKGHIVKRGLSLIPWFHAYGFITTLAVLALHVEVVFLMRFEEEQFLATIEKYKINMTTIVPPLAVFLAKHPLVTKYDLSSLNEVWCGAAPLSREIQIAISERTGIDFIRQGYGLTEVTMACCVDVIGKAKIGSCGTPAPGMKIKVIDIDSNKPLGPNKEGEVWIKSPLRMKGYLGDPEAGDALLDKEGYIRTGDIGYYDEEGYIYIVDRLKELIKYKGFQVAPAELEALLLRMDGIADCGVVGLPDEIAGELPVAFVLLQPGAKLTKTQITEYVASKVSPAKRLRGGVIFVDEIPKNPSGKILRRELRKQLQSDKKSKL, from the exons atggtaATAACGGTGCATAAAAACATTGTGTCTGGACCAGAAGAGGAACTTATACCAGCGCACTTATCCTATGGACAGTTTctatatgataaatttaagAGTGGTGGAAATAAAACAGCTCTA gtGTGTGGGGAGACTGATAGATCTGTGACCTACAGAGATATTCTGCAGAAAAGTGTTAATTTAGCTGTAGCACTTCAAGGCCTTGGTCTGAAAAAGGGTGATGTTGTTTCACTTAGCTGTGAAAACCGTTTTGAATTTACATCAACATCCCTTGCTGTAATATTCTGTGGTGGAGTACTATCTACTCTTAATGTAACATACTCTCCAG GTGAGATAAGCCATATTCTAGAAATAACAAAACCAAAGTTTATATTCACCTCACCAATAACAgcacaaaatatatatgactGTAGTAAGGACCTGAAATATGTTCAAAAGCTTATCCTGTTTGGGGAATATGACGTTGTACCTGCACTGTTCTATgatgaattaattaaagaccACGTCAATATTGAGGACTTTAATCTAGTGGATGTTAATGGCGCTGAAGACACTGTGGCCATTATGTGTTCTTCAGGTACCACAGGATTGCCAAAAGGTGTGATGTTGACACATGTTAACTTTCTAACACTATCATCTCATATGAG ATACTATTTAAATGCATCTCAAGAAAGGAAGGGTCACATTGTAAAAAGAGGGCTATCCTTAATACCATGGTTCCATGCGTATGGATTCATAACAACACTGGCAGTTCTAGCATTGCATGTTGAAGTGGTATTCTTAATGAGATTTGAGGAGGAACAGTTTTTAGCAACTATAGAAAAGTATAAG ataaacatGACAACAATAGTGCCACCATTAGCCGTGTTCTTAGCAAAACATCCTCTTGTGACCAAGTATGACCTGTCATCACTCAACGAAGTGTGGTGTGGAGCTGCCCCACTTTCTAGAGAAATACAAATTGCCATCAGTGAGAG AACAGGTATAGACTTCATAAGACAAGGCTATGGGCTCACAGAAGTGACGATGGCGTGTTGTGTGGACGTCATAGGAAAAGCTAAGATTGGGTCATGTGGGACACCCGCTCCGGGGATGAAGATAAAG GTTATAGATATAGATTCCAATAAACCTTTAGGTCCAAATAAAGAGGGTGAGGTCTGGATCAAATCACCTCTTCGTATGAAAGGTTACTTGGGAGATCCTGAGGCTGGTGATGCTCTGCTGGACAAAGAGGGTTACATCAGGACTGGAGATATTGGATACTATGATGAAGAAGGCTACATCTATATTGTGGATCGATTGAAGgaacttattaaatataaaggatTTCAG GTGGCTCCAGCTGAGCTAGAAGCCTTATTGCTCCGCATGGATGGTATAGCAGACTGTGGAGTAGTTGGACTCCCAGATGAAATAGCTGGAGAGTTGCCCGTTGCCTTTGTGCTCTTACAACCCGGAGCCAAGCTGACAAAAACCCAGATCACTGAATACGTCGCGTCAAAG GTATCGCCGGCGAAACGTTT